The segment tattttatttctccgagacacgtctatttcgtcatattacgtcatctttgtagcttttagtttccggttgactcttacatagtatagtccggctgggatgtagacttttctttgctagctgGTCCTTTGAGAATGTTAAAACtggttcctcttgatcttgacttgatcacttggaactggatttctttgaagtgttcttcagcctgtttgtgaggctccagccggtttatgcaattcaatctgttcctgcacatagaagttaatagttttttagttttatggccggttccaaaaattaactttacttaatttttttatcaatttctccctttttgattatttagaataaatattcaaaacttgtaatgtatggccgatttgaaaattaacttacttaatttttctataaatttctcattttttgattatttagaataaatattcaaaacttgtaatgtgtgaccggtttgaaaattaactttctttatttttctatcaatttctccctttttgattatttagaataaatattcaaaactcgtaatgtatggccgttttgaaaaatctgtttaacaatttctccctatttaatgtttttctgtttaagaaaaatttcaaaacatgttttgattttttcaaaagaTATTTAGTGAAATAAGTACTTTAAAGTATGATAAAAGGTGACTGAGTTCTGAAATAAAACCAAACACAGATAAATTGTtcataagaaagaaaataaactaaggattggatgatcccccttttcattttctttctccttcCGCTTCCTTTATTCTTCTTCCCTCGCCTCCCATTCCCTCTCTCTTCGTTCAGCGTAGAATTGCCATCCGGTaaatacacttgagatgccgggagttTGTTTGCCGAATCCGAAACCGCCATTTACTGGTCTTGGTGGGCGAGACGGTTGAGCAACAATCGTCCTGTTACTTGGAATTTCgactgctttcttctttcgcCGGTTGAGTTGTTTgatatcctcttcttcttcttcttcgtcaagagGTTCTTCGTTTAGTCTGACCGGTTGAATCTCTCCTAGACCGCTTCGTTCCGCCAGCTTCATTACAGCCGCAATCGTTTTCCGTTTGTTCTTATTCCTTGTTTTCATAGAGTGCGAGGGTTGAGCCAGTGTGGATTCTTGTAGAGCGGCCTCTTCTTCCTCATTGCATTGCTTGGACAACTCATGATCTTTGTCTTCAATTTCCTTCCTTAACCGTTCCCTCTCCTTTTCTTCGTCTTGAAGTTCCTTGGTAGTTTCGGTATCAGAACTGATCTGCGCTTGAGTTTTGTTGACTTGAAGTTTGGACAGCTCCTCAATCTGAGCGGCCATAGCCTGCATCATGTCTATCAAAGGAGCGGTTGCGATTTGAACGGATTCGGCGATCATTGACTTAATTGATGTTTGCACGGTTTCATCTATCATCGACTTCATCGATGTTTGAGTGGTGTTGTCAATTTCGGATTGAATGGATGCCCGGATAGTTTCTGTCAAATTGGTTTCAACGgttgcaatcttctcatcggtAGCAATGCTGTATTTGTGAAGACAAGAGATGATTGTACCAACCACTACTTCCTTTACTTGCTCAAGTTCCGGAGTCTTATCAGTCTGTGGAGGAGCACTGCTCCGGTTTTCTGCTGTCATGGAGGACTCTCCGGTAACAAAGAAAGGTTTGCTTTCATAGAGATCGGCATGAGTTAAGACATGTTTGCACTCGTTCCTCCATTCTGATCGAGCCTGTCAGTACTTTGAATGAGTTTATCGCGCACCGAGTGAAAccgctcaaacattcttgattcTATTGGAGTTAATGTTGCCCCTTCTGCCTCCCTCAATGCATCTTCTATTGCATGTAACCGGGCGTATTCGTGTATCTCCAACGTCTTGTTGAATGCGGCTAATATGACGTTGGTACCTGCTAGCTTGAGAGCCTCTTCTTCTAAAGCCAGAAGTTTCTCCCAGTGCTTGTTACCGCTAATGTCGGGGAGCATGTCTGATAACTTTGTTTCGCAACGAAGCTTGACCCACAGGTGGTACGATGAGACCAACTCTTCAGCATCCTTGTTCATATCCAGGAGGAACTTCTGATacatctcctcctcttcttctgctgAAATGGGGACCTCTGCTTCGGTTACAATCTCAGGTTGTGGACCGATTTCGCAAAGCAGTTTTTCCCTTTGCCGCAGAATCCTCAAGTAGAACTACTTTGTCTTTGTTAACCTGAATTGGACCTTCAGGTGTGATTGTTGAATCGGCTGGCCCGTCTTGGCCCGATCGGAGCGTTGTTTCGGTTGGAACGGATTTGTTCCCCGCCGAGCCGGATGGTTCTTTAtcttcaatatttccctccCTGAGACGGAGGGATGATGTTCTCAGTGTTggtcgtttcttcgaccggatggATTTCATTTTGacgggtatctcaacctgatcagttGGCTTAAGAAGACTTGTCACGTCGTCTTTGGTTTCTACGATGTAGAGTTTGGACCACGTCCACTTTAACCTCTAGGTTCTCAAACCTACTTCAACCATTATTTCATCGAGTTTCTTGTGCAGGGATTGAGTTTCATAATGAATACTAACCTATTCTGCCTCCTTCGATGCTGACTCGGTTCTTGGCTCCCGAGGGTTCGTGTTGCCTTGATGATGGAGAGATCGACTGGAATGGGATGGACTGTGTTAAGGGAGTGGGCTGAAGGAGTCTGCGGTTCTCTTTGGGGAAAGATCCGCTGAGAGAGTTTTCTCGGAATCTGCCGGCTTGTTGGAGCTCTTCTTTGCGGATGTCCTTCCTCCTCCCCTTTTTCTTCTGAGAGGCCTCGGCTTGAAACCGCCTTCCCCTTGGGATCTTCTTGTTTTCGAACTTTCACCAGCCGGTGCGGATGAGCTGGTTCCTTTGATGATGACTTCGGCCTAGCCGCTTTAGCAGTCTTCTTGCTCATTTTCTCAGAGGTAAGAACATTGGCGGGTGgaagcggttcaccttcactgATTCCCACATTAAGGGAACTTAAGAATTTTTACTATCTGCATTGCAAAGGCCTGAACTCGCAATCCTTCTTCACTACCATTTCGCAGAATTGTTCGACAAAACGGTTCCCTAGTCTATCTTGTCACTGCGGACAatcgccatcatcatctttaaCTTCAGCTTgatcaggttatcgaagttttCCCCCTCTACCCTGAAGTGATCTTGATATTATGTTCAGGAGCCATTTGAACTCGGCTTAAGTTTGTTCTTCGGCTTGAGTGAGTTACCAGATCCTTGTCGTCAGCCGATATAACCAACCGGGTCGCGTTGGATCATGCGTTTGTCAAGCTTGTTTTGAAGTCCAGCCCCGGTATTCGGCAAACCGAGTGCTTCAGAAAAGATCTCCTCTGTGATGTTAACCGCTTTGCCGTTCATGGTGGCAGAGACCGTCCTCTTCGTTAGAGTCGTCGTCGCCAGGAACTCCATAACCTCCGTCGGGTGCACGATAAACGGACCAGACAAATACATTTCTAGTCCTGAATCCCTTAGCGATTGCAGCACGGCCTTGTTCTCTTCCGCagcgtgttcgtcgatgtcgcagaaatcgacctgcaacatgtaTTGGAAAGGTGCTTTAACTAGATCCATGATGATTTTGCgagtgaagaagatgaagaataacGATGATCGGAAGATAGAGAGATTTCaagatttttagagagagaaagcttgttcaaataatgaactgttttgaacttatataggaggcggttttgaacggttggaagatgaaccgtcacttgGTTATGATTTTGGCGGtcactttccctccaaaagttactgcagtaattttcggcggtaaatgcggagaatACAATGGGCGGTAATTTTTGTGCGCGGTAAAAtcgtgggcggtaagtttttcac is part of the Impatiens glandulifera unplaced genomic scaffold, dImpGla2.1, whole genome shotgun sequence genome and harbors:
- the LOC124917297 gene encoding uncharacterized protein LOC124917297, with product MTAENRSSAPPQTDKTPELEQVKEVVVGTIISCLHKYSIATDEKIATVETNLTETIRASIQSEIDNTTQTSMKSMIDETVQTSIKSMIAESVQIATAPLIDMMQAMAAQIEELSKLQVNKTQAQISSDTETTKELQDEEKERERLRKEIEDKDHELSKQCNEEEEAALQESTLAQPSHSMKTRNKNKRKTIAAVMKLAERSGLGEIQPVRLNEEPLDEEEEEEDIKQLNRRKKKAVEIPSNRTIVAQPSRPPRPVNGGFGFGKQTPGISSVFTGWQFYAERREREWEAREEE